The sequence GGGGGGAGAGCAGGTCTCCAGAACAGCAGGGAGGGTAGTATCTCCTGCAGATGAGAAtatcaggaggaggaaggagagactAGAAAGCGGACTGGATCCGGATCAGGCGGCGGGCAACCCCTCCGCTCTCTTTCTACATTCTGCCCATCCCGACTTGTGGCACTCGGGGGGACTCACCGAAGCAGCCCCCCAACAAGAGGGGGAGGAGCAGCAGCCACCCCATCGGCCTCCCCCCTCGCCCCACACAAAGCCGCTCCTGCCAAGaggaggaagccccccccccgcaatccgGAGCAAGAGGCGAGATGGGCGGGGCCGAGATGGATATCCGCCCAATGGGAAAGGAGCCCGGGAGCTGCGGTGGGAAAGTGAAACTGAAAGTTCTCCGCCGGATGACGCGTttgcgggggaggggaggggaaagtcaGGCAAGGAGGGGAGTCCACGGCGGGGGGGGCAGAGATGTGCCCTTATTTTGGAGGGAGAGGCGGGCAGAGGGGACTCTGCGTATTCCCACAGGCCGCTTCTCTTCAGCGcttgtttcttccttcttcttttcatggggttcctcccctccccccgtaTTGTACTCTGTGAACCGCTCTCAGATCATAGGATGGAAGGGCAGTCtataaataaacaaagcaaatacattaatTGAAAAAGCAAAGCTTCGTCCTATATGTCAACACACCCTATATTTGTCGCCTCTCTCTCCATAGCCAAGAGGGGGAGCGAGGGAGGGgcagccccccaaaaaagaaatcaataaaggtaaaggacccctgacagttaagtccagtcgggaatgactctggggttgcggcgctcatctcgctttagtggccgagggaactggcgtacagcttccgggtcatgtgaccagcatgattaagccgcttctggcgaaccagagcagtgcacagaaacaccgtttagcttcccgccggagtggtacctatttatctacttgcacttttgtgctttcgaactgctaggttggcaggagctgggaccgagcaacgggagcttaccctgttgcggggattcgaaccgctgaccttctgatcggcaagccctaggctcatcgGCAAAGAGGCTCTGTAACTTGTGTTTCCCTCCTGGCTCTGGAGGAGGGGAATCACAGCCCTggttttttctcctttcctcGCTCCTTCTGCGCAGAACGTCTCCTTTGAGCTCCGTCCCAGGGAGGTGGTGGCGCTGGTGGGTCTCAACGGCAGTGGGAAGAGCACCTGCGTGGCACTACTGGAGCGCTTCTATGAGCCCCAGTCTGGGGAGATCCTGCTGGACGGGGTCCCGATCCGGGATTATGAGCACAAGTACCTGCACAGCAAGGTGAGTCGGGGGGCCCACAAAGTGTGGCTGAGATCAAACTCCTGTTTCccctttattatttattgaatttatataccgctgtatACCCTCAGGTCTCAGaataaaattataatatataACAACACAATCCATAATCCATTCTTCCTTGTGGaagatgcagaaatggcaaaactctactggaagaataagaaatcaagataacaagttttttttgataaaagaatggaaatggtttattgaatatttacagataaattgtaaacagataaaaacagtggcaggattattgtaataacctgcagctacATAAGAGTATGTAGctacagggagttccaaaggattTTAGGGATGTTAGAAAGTTCTCCTTGCCATGGGGATGGCGGTTCTGTTTTTCACTAAAGAGGAAGCATCTTCTGCAAAAGAGGAAACGACAGGGTGTGGCTGAGCACTGGAGAGGAAATGTGGGTTGCAAAAGGCCATGCCCACCAAGTTTTTGTGATACACAAACACTTCCCAGCCTGGTACTTAAGCTGTAAACTGGCTTTTTCCAGGGGATGGTGACTGGAGATGAGTTCCCACAAGAAGATGCTTGCAAGGAGCAGCTGCGGCTGTTGAGCCTTGAGAAGGGATGGTTCAGAGGGGATGCAAGAgcctccttcagatatttgaagggatGGAAGGACCTGCCCCTTCCtgttctctcagcttctcatctTTCCAACTTTAATTTAGTTCTGTACATTAATGCAGCAATTTGtggcttttgcttttaaaaatctgcatgaaaatttTTCATTATTTCAGTGCAAATCTCTCCTAATGAACATGTTATTGTCTGCAGatttgactaatgcacacatttttgcaagcaatttctgctaataaaaagcatttttgtaGGCTGTTTTCACTAACATCTTCATTTCTtactgttaccggaaaaatccgagggctcccttggacaaaaagtaaagacaccaaccagagtaaattgaagcaaatcagcagcctgtaggcttggcctttgttgaagaaagactgtcgcgacagggtgctcgcctcacttgcaggtgagagaaaagacacagaaaaatggtgtgcaaggtcttataaaaacttttggaaTTCCCATCCTGTaagtcaagcccacccccagaaacatcatgcatacattacagaaaggaggggttgagggaggggtggtggtggtaacctgagtgtcctgtcacctggctggttcccttctctccccctccccatgagtcacttccaggagacaaaggggagttggcagtttcctgcccccagagggaagatctgatcattgtcctttgtttcagtccatgctgaatccactcccatatgcaagttctttgtgatcttgattgtcttctgtctaggaccatcagggttggcatagcaactgggcagggctcctgtggatgtgctgggctggcctgtatcaaaccttccccattttgtagtccttccttcatggagtaaaataaaagtagaacAGTGCAAATCTGATgcatggttgattttctatgaatttataacagaagcgtagcgtatgtagtgtgtgagtgtgagtgtgtgtgaagtttgtacaaactggatgatggggggggtttcctgctacacttacacacatttttgtaacaCTTCGAGTTGGAAAACAGggttgcaaaatccagagaactgTGAATGTTcgtctgtgttttggttctcatattgtttgagAAGGTGCAAATATGGTGGAGTCTGcttcaaatgcaaaatgaatccAATTTCTCTCTAGTCGTCACACTTCATTCTGCCTGCAGGTGGCGCTGGTGGGACAGGAGCCGGTCCTCTTCTCTGGGTCCATATGGGACAATATCGCCTATggggtgcaggattgcagccaagaAAAGGTGGCGGCTGCGGCAAGAGAAGCCAACGCCTTAGGCTTCATCAATGAGCTGGAAGGAGGGTTCGCCGCAGGTGGGTGAAACCTCTTTCCTCCCATCTCCCTTTGTCTCTGCAAAACTCCACTCTCCTTCCAGAAAAGGCACCTCGCCTGATTCTTACCCTCTCTGAGATAACATGAATTTCTGTGGCCCACTGAATTCCTCCAGGAAAATTGGTGGGGCTCCAGTCCCTTGTGACTGTCAGAATATGAGGTCATGGCAGCTGCAGACAGCCGGCTTGTTGACACCACATGATGGGGCTGACTGTGGGAAACAGTGTTCCAGTCagttcacagggcagtttaccgGAAattgctcagagtgtaatatgagaccttcctcttGCGTATGTACAGGAAGTCTCTCTCTTGCTTGCTGAAGTTTGAAGTGAACAGACACGTTTTCTGTAGTGCTGCAAAGTCAGAAATAAAGGATGTAAAAGGACGTTTCTGactatctcctttccctgccgggggggcaggagggaggaggtgtcCATCTCCCACGCTGGGAGGTGTCACCTCTCGAGACCTAGCCTGGAGTCTGAGGggattgcagccagggaggtcaaccgGAGATCAAGCCGggagcctgggagagttgccagtttctcccgaGGGGGGGCTTGTTTTCCAACAGTGACGAGTGAGAATTCCAGGCTCTAAGCCTCAACTCCTCTTGTCACTGTGACCGACCCCCACCCAACTGCTCACTCCATCCCATCAAATGAACCCAGGAGTTTGGGATCCTCCTTTACCTGTGACTCCCCTTTTGCACACCTGCCACCACTCCCACCAGGCTTTCTTTTTCCCTCTTCCCACCCCTTCTCTCTtgttcctgcctgcctgcagatGTCGGGGAGAAGGGAGGCCAGCTGTCCGCAGGGCAGAAGCAGCGCCTGGCCATCGCTCGAGCCCTGATCCGGAACCCCAAGGTCTTGGTGCTGGATGAGGCCACAAGTGCTCTGGATGTGGAGAGCGAAGCTGCCGTGAGtgtcgggggggagggggaggaattgtGGTGGACATGAGAAGCGTTAGCCATGAGTGGGTGCAGTGGTTTTATATTattgtagggacacgggtggcgctgtggtctaaaccactgagcctcttgggcttgccgatcagaaggttggcagtttgaatccccgcgacggggtgagctcccgttgcttggtccctgctcttgccaacccagcagttcaaaagcatgccagtgcaagtagataaataggtaccactccagcgggaaggtaaactgcatttccgtgtgctctggtttccgtcacggtgttctgttgccccagaagcggtttagtcctgctgcccacatgacccagaaagctgtctgtggacaaacgccggctccctcggcctgaagcgagatgagcaccacaaccccatagtcaccgttgactggacttaaccatccaggggttctttgcCTTTACCTATGTTATTGATatttataatattaataaatgGACTTGCATTTTCCAGTGCCAGTCATCTTTTAGATAGACCTTATCCTTTCAGTTTTTTCCATCATTATTTTTCCAATTTGGCCAACCTTAGGATGA comes from Podarcis raffonei isolate rPodRaf1 chromosome 2, rPodRaf1.pri, whole genome shotgun sequence and encodes:
- the LOC128409629 gene encoding ABC-type oligopeptide transporter ABCB9-like, which translates into the protein MGGAEMDIRPMGKEPGSCGGKVKLKVLRRMTRLRGRGGESQWLWRRGITALVFSPFLAPSAQNVSFELRPREVVALVGLNGSGKSTCVALLERFYEPQSGEILLDGVPIRDYEHKYLHSKVALVGQEPVLFSGSIWDNIAYGVQDCSQEKVAAAAREANALGFINELEGGFAADVGEKGGQLSAGQKQRLAIARALIRNPKVLVLDEATSALDVESEAAIQQSLMSGQARAVLVIAHRMQTVENANRIVVLEGGEVVEEGTHSELMSRRGPYYRLVQRSQAE